The stretch of DNA CGTAATAATCCCTGTCCGTGACATTTTTGATTACTCCAAAATCATTTTTATCAATACGTAAAAATCTTCCCGCTAGACTTTCTGCTGGAGTTGCCAAAATCGAATAGTTCAAATGATATTTGTCCCTAAACTCATCTGCAACTGTTCCCATTTTTTCAATCGTATCGTAAAGCACTTTATAGGCAATTTCGCTTGTTCCGTGTTCTGCATCAAATAAAGCGTACATTGCGTTTGCTCCACCTACAAATCCTATCGAAAGTGAACCTGAGTTTATCGCTTCTGCCACTTCCTCGTTCCCGTCTTTTAGACCAAGTCCCTTCCACAAGTTATTGCTTCTCATAAATGGGAATTGTTTTGCCAAAGCTGTTTTTTGGAAATTATAACGCTCGTAAAGCTGTTCTCCTGCAAGATAAGTCAGTTCCAATACTCTTTTTTGGAATTCCTTTGTCAGTAATTCTATTTTTTTATTATTTTTTTCTTCTTCATTTGCAAATTTTTTAGCTTTTTCCATTTCTGAAATTTCATTTTCCACATTTTTTCTTGTTAAAATGGCAACTCTAGGAAAATTTATGCTCGTAAACGATAAATTTCCACGTCCAAGACTGCTCTTTTCACCATTTATGTTTTCAAAGACACGTGTACGGCAACCCATTGTTGCAATTTCATACTTATATTTTTTAGGATCGTCCATTCTCCATTTTTCATGTTTATTAAATTCTGAATCTAAAAATACAAAGTTGGGAAATAGTCTTCTGCTGGAAGTTTCACAAGATAACAGCAATAAATCAAAATTTGGCGCTTCAAACTTTATTTTTTTATCTTCCAGTTCATTTTCATAAGAAATTTTTTGATTTTTTACACTTTTCAGTGCCTCATCAAAATCACTTTGAGCTAAATTATAATCATTTTCAGTGTAATTAAGTCCTTCCTTCACTTTAAAAATCTGTATTGGGAAAATTGGAGTTTCATTTTTTCCAAGCCCGCTAGATGTCGCCTTTAACAGTTCACGAATCACCATTCGCCCTTCTTCTGAAGTGTCTGTTCCATAATTTATAGAAGAAAATACGACTTGATTCCCTCCACGTGAGTGCATTGTATTCAGATTGTGTAAAAATCCTTCCATTGCCTGATAAGTTTCATTTTTAGTATCTTCATAGGCTTCCACCAGCAATTTTATCAAATCATTTTTATTTATTTCAAAATATTCTTCAAGCAATTTTATTTCATTTTCATTGCATTTAATTGATGAAATATTTTTTAACAAAAATTCTTTTGCATTATTTTCAAATTCTTTTGTAATTTCTACTCCATTTCTAATTTCAGCAAAACTCAAGATTCTTCTTTTTAAATGTCGTCTAAATGATTTTAACACACCTTTTGCCATGTAAAAATCAAATGCGGGTATTGCCTGTCCACCATGCTGCTCATTCTGGTTTGTCTGAAAAATAATTGTAGCAAGAGTGGCATAAGTAGAAATGCTCTGTGCTTCCCGAATATATCCATGCTTAGTATAAAAACCCTTTTCAAACATATCTGCCAAGTCATACTGCAAACAAGTCGTAGTCTTACTGGAATAAAAATCCAAATCGTGAATATGAATAAAGCCTTTTTCATGAGCCTCCTTGAATTTTGGAGATACCAAATTTTCCAAAGCATAAATCTTTGACACTTCACTTGCAAACTTCATCATTTGTCCAGCTGGAGTCATTGAAGACATATTGGCATTCTCATTACATGTGTCATTGCTCTCAACATTCACTATCCCTGCTATTATATTTTTCAAATTTTCTGTCAATTGTGGTTGCATTTCTATTCCTCCCTCATTCTCTGTACCCAGTTTCCTATCTCTAAAAATTTACAAGCCATCAATTCCCAGTCCCCTTTTCATTATCAATAATCCAAACGTATTTTTAACAAAAAACACTATATATAGTTAATATAACATAATGATAACACAATATTTTGTGTTTTTCAAGTTTTATAAAAAATATATATACTTCCATAAAAAGCCAATTTTACAAAATTTTTTCATTTTTTATCCCATTGTTTTTGATAAAAAAAATTTATTTATTTTCCTTTAATCATATATTTTATAAATTTTTTAACTCAAATTTTCTACATTTTCAAATACAATCTAATTTTTCTTCAATCTAAAATTTTTCATCAAAAGTTACTGGGATAATCTAAATGAGATAGAGATAATGATGAAAGAGGTATAGAATACTATAAAACAGCTAATGGTTATTATTGCTGCAAGGACAAATATGGGAATATAGTTTATTAATGTACAATTTTGTAAGAATAATTTAATCTGTGTGAAAGTGGAATTTTAGAATTCTGCTTCTTTTTTATTTATGTCGTTTAATTTTTCTTTTCATAATCTCATTTTGATAAAGTTTTTTCAGATAAAAAATTGTCAAAATTCCAGCTACAATTTCTGCCATTGGAAAAGCAATCCAAACTCCGTTAATTCCCATTATTCCAGCAAGTAAATATGAAAGTGGAAGAATAACAATCAATTGACGAATTAATGAAACAATAAGGCTAAATATACCTTTACCCAAAGCTTGAAATGTCCCACTTGAAACAATCGAAAACGGTGCTATCAAAAACGCAAAACTAATTATTCTAAGTGCAGGAATCCCAATTGAAAGCATATTATCTGAAGCATCAAACAATTTAAGAATTGGAACAGGCAAAGTTTGACAAAGAACAAATCCAGCAAACATAATACCAAATGCATAAATATTTGCCAATTTCACAGCTTTCAAAAGCCTTTTTATTTTCCCAGCACCATAATTGTACGAAACAATTGAAATAACCGAATTGTTTAGCCCAAAAACGGGTAAAACAACAAAACTTTGCAACTTAAAATAAACTCCAAGTACAGCCGTCGCTGTCGTTGAAAATGAAGCCAAAAGATTATTTAACTGAAATATCATAAATGATGCCGCAGACTGCATAACTATTGATGGAAAACCAATTTCATAAATATTCGCAATCGTCTTAAAATGCACCGCAAACTTTTTGATAGCAAAACGAACTTCGTGATTTTTCTTAATATTAAAATACAAAGCCATTAGCATTGCAACAGTCTGTCCAACAATCGTAGCCACAGCCGCACCAATAATCCCCATTTTTGGAAATCCTAAAAGTCCAAAAATAAAAATCGGATCAAATATAATATTTATAATCGCTCCTGTACTTTGCGTAATCATTGTATAAATCGTTTTCCCCGACGCAATCAGCATTCTCTCAAAAGTAATTTCCAAAATAATCGAAAAGGCAAAAATCGAACAAATACTCAAATACTGAATTCCATAAGTTTCAATAAGTCCTGAAGCCTTTTGAAACTCAAAATAAAATTTCGCAAAAAATAGCCCAAAAATAGCAAACAAAATAGAATTCAAAATTCCTAAAAATATCCCATTATGCACAACCCGTGTTACACCTTTTTCATCTTTTGCTCCCAAATATCTCGCAATCAAAGCCGTTATCCCTACACCAACTCCAGTCCCCGCCGAAATCATCAGATTCTGAGCAGGAAACGACATTGAAACTGCAGTAAGTGCCTCTTCATTAATTCTAGCCACAAAAAGACTGTCCACAATATTATAAAATGCCTGTACAAACATCGAAGTAATAAGTGGCAACGACATATTAATTATAAGTTTATTAATTGGCATTGTCCCCATCTTATTCTCTAATTTCACTTTTTTTGCAATATCCATCAAAAATGTTCCTTTCTAAAATTTTTCATTATCATTAAATTTTTTTTTAAGTTTTCTCTTAATTATAAAAGTCTAATTTTTTTATTTCAAAAGTTTTTACATTTATTATATCTTATAAATTCACAAAATTCAATATTTTCATTTTTAAACGAGATTTAGTATTAAATTAGTTTATTTAATAACAGTTTTTACTATTTTTATTGTATTTTTTCCTTATTTTTCGCAGGATTGCTCATTGCCGC from Leptotrichia massiliensis encodes:
- a CDS encoding anaerobic ribonucleoside triphosphate reductase; protein product: MQPQLTENLKNIIAGIVNVESNDTCNENANMSSMTPAGQMMKFASEVSKIYALENLVSPKFKEAHEKGFIHIHDLDFYSSKTTTCLQYDLADMFEKGFYTKHGYIREAQSISTYATLATIIFQTNQNEQHGGQAIPAFDFYMAKGVLKSFRRHLKRRILSFAEIRNGVEITKEFENNAKEFLLKNISSIKCNENEIKLLEEYFEINKNDLIKLLVEAYEDTKNETYQAMEGFLHNLNTMHSRGGNQVVFSSINYGTDTSEEGRMVIRELLKATSSGLGKNETPIFPIQIFKVKEGLNYTENDYNLAQSDFDEALKSVKNQKISYENELEDKKIKFEAPNFDLLLLSCETSSRRLFPNFVFLDSEFNKHEKWRMDDPKKYKYEIATMGCRTRVFENINGEKSSLGRGNLSFTSINFPRVAILTRKNVENEISEMEKAKKFANEEEKNNKKIELLTKEFQKRVLELTYLAGEQLYERYNFQKTALAKQFPFMRSNNLWKGLGLKDGNEEVAEAINSGSLSIGFVGGANAMYALFDAEHGTSEIAYKVLYDTIEKMGTVADEFRDKYHLNYSILATPAESLAGRFLRIDKNDFGVIKNVTDRDYYVNSFHIDVKKEISLFDKIRKEAPFHKLTKGGHITYVELDGEARKNMGVMLKIVKVMKDTGIGYGSINHPVDRCRDCGTEAIIYDECPICKSHNISRIRRITGYLTGDLDSWNSAKQAEEHDRVKHGIK
- a CDS encoding MATE family efflux transporter: MDIAKKVKLENKMGTMPINKLIINMSLPLITSMFVQAFYNIVDSLFVARINEEALTAVSMSFPAQNLMISAGTGVGVGITALIARYLGAKDEKGVTRVVHNGIFLGILNSILFAIFGLFFAKFYFEFQKASGLIETYGIQYLSICSIFAFSIILEITFERMLIASGKTIYTMITQSTGAIINIIFDPIFIFGLLGFPKMGIIGAAVATIVGQTVAMLMALYFNIKKNHEVRFAIKKFAVHFKTIANIYEIGFPSIVMQSAASFMIFQLNNLLASFSTTATAVLGVYFKLQSFVVLPVFGLNNSVISIVSYNYGAGKIKRLLKAVKLANIYAFGIMFAGFVLCQTLPVPILKLFDASDNMLSIGIPALRIISFAFLIAPFSIVSSGTFQALGKGIFSLIVSLIRQLIVILPLSYLLAGIMGINGVWIAFPMAEIVAGILTIFYLKKLYQNEIMKRKIKRHK